From a single Ensifer adhaerens genomic region:
- a CDS encoding Uncharacterized membrane protein YoaK, UPF0700 family, with amino-acid sequence MLLQQGQARDERVDLNLAVTLAGTAGALNAAAFYSVGFFSANMTGNVSILSDHLAIGQWQSALFYFSIVFAFIFGAGVSTLLINTGRRRQVHGIYAYSVLTEAILLALLGCADLWLLGAWRIPVVVLGLAFLMGLQNAVVTRISDARVRTTHVSGMATDIGIELGIAFDILRGRDRETDAAHNRSKLRLHLYTIAAFLVGGVLGVVIYQAIAGWLFMVAAGLLFAISLTGISRSRRIAGRNASSGFASDSAD; translated from the coding sequence CGCGGTGACGCTCGCGGGAACGGCAGGCGCGCTCAATGCGGCGGCCTTCTATTCGGTGGGTTTCTTTTCGGCCAACATGACCGGCAATGTGTCGATCCTGTCCGACCATCTCGCCATTGGCCAATGGCAGTCCGCGCTCTTCTATTTCAGCATCGTCTTCGCCTTCATTTTCGGGGCCGGTGTCTCGACGCTGCTCATCAATACCGGGCGGCGGCGGCAGGTGCATGGCATCTATGCCTATAGCGTTCTCACGGAAGCCATTCTGCTGGCGCTGCTCGGCTGTGCCGATCTCTGGCTGCTGGGGGCGTGGCGCATACCGGTTGTCGTGCTGGGCCTCGCCTTTCTCATGGGCCTGCAGAATGCGGTGGTGACGCGGATTTCGGATGCGCGCGTGCGCACCACCCATGTTTCCGGCATGGCGACCGATATCGGCATTGAACTCGGGATCGCCTTCGACATCCTGCGCGGGCGTGACCGCGAGACCGATGCGGCCCATAACCGCTCGAAGCTGCGCCTGCATCTTTATACAATTGCCGCCTTTCTCGTGGGCGGCGTTCTCGGCGTCGTCATCTATCAGGCCATTGCCGGCTGGCTGTTCATGGTCGCCGCCGGTCTCCTGTTCGCGATTTCATTGACCGGCATTTCGCGGTCGCGGCGCATCGCCGGCCGCAACGCGTCCTCTGGTTTCGCAAGCGACTCCGCAGACTGA